A genomic stretch from Tenrec ecaudatus isolate mTenEca1 chromosome X, mTenEca1.hap1, whole genome shotgun sequence includes:
- the GPR34 gene encoding putative G-protein coupled receptor 34, with translation MMTTSVSSWPFSTRGLHLITNHSDQSQSVSKSSNVTANCSMDEDLLSNMLTAFYSIIFIVGLAGNIIALYVFLGIHRKRNSIQIYLLNVAVADLLLIFCLPFRIMYHINQNKWTMGLLFCKVVGTLFYMNMYISIILLGFISLDRYIKINRSIQQRRTITTKQSIYVCCTVWAIALAGFLTMIILTVKKEEHNSTMCFHYRDKQNAKGEAIFNFILVVMFWLIFLLIILSYIKIGKNLLRISKRRSKFPNSSKYATTARNSFIVLIIFTICFVPYHAFRFIYISSQLNKSSCYWKEIAHKTNEIMLVLSSFNSCLDPVMYFLMSSNIRKIMRQVLFSRFQGEASRSESTSEFKLGCSLHDTSVAVKVQSTS, from the coding sequence ATGATGACAACTTCAGTCAGCAGCTGGCCTTTCTCCACCAGGGGACTACACTTGATAACTAATCACAGTGACCAATCACAAAGCGTCTCAAAGTCATCAAATGTTACCGCTAACTGCTCCATGGATGAAGACTTACTCTCTAACATGTTAACGGCGTTCTACTCTATCATTTTCATCGTGGGACTGGCTGGGAACATAATTGCCCTCTATGTATTTCTAGGTATCCACCGGAAAAGAAATTCGATTCAAATTTACCTACTTAATGTGGCAGTTGCCGACCTCCTGCTCATCTTCTGCCTCCCTTTCCGAATAATGTACCACATTAACCAAAACAAGTGGACCATGGGCCTGCTTTTTTGCAAGGTTGTAGGAACACTATTTTACATGAACATGTACATCAGCATTATTTTGCTGGGATTCATCAGCTTGGATCGCTACATAAAAATTAACCGGTCTATACAACAGCGAAGGACAATAACAACCAAACAAAGCATTTACGTTTGCTGCACAGTATGGGCAATTGCTCTGGCAGGATTTTTAACTATGATTATTTTAACGGTAAAGAAAGAAGAGCACAATTCCACAATGTGTTTCCATTACAGAGATAAGCAAAATGCAAAAGGGGAAGCAATTTTTAACTTCATTCTGGTGGTAATGTTCTGGCTAATATTCTTGCTAATCATCCTTTCATATATTAAAATAGGCAAGAATCTATTGAGGATTTCTAAAAGGAGATCAAAATTTCCTAATTCTAGTAAATATGCTACTACGGCCCGAAATTCCTTTATTGTACTTATCATTTTTACGATATGTTTTGTTCCCTATCACGCTTTCCGCTTTATCTATATTTCTTCACAGTTAAATAAGTCATCTTGCTACTGGAAGGAAATCGCTCACAAGACCAACGAGATTATGTTAGTTCTCTCCTCTTTCAACAGCTGCTTAGACCCAGTCATGTATTTCCTGATGTCGAGTAACATCCGTAAAATAATGCGCCAAGTTCTTTTCAGCCGATTTCAAGGGGAGGCGAGCAGGAGTGAGAGCACGTCAGAGTTTAAACTGGGATGTTCCCTGCACGACACATCTGTGGCAGTTAAAGTTCAGTCTACGTCTTAA